The genomic DNA GAGCCTTCCTGGCGAGGCGACCCGTTTGTCCAACGCGCTCGCCCTCTTCCGGGGATCCCGAGTGCTCGCAAAGGTGCTCGAGAAGATTTACCCTTCGGCCACCTCGCACGACCTGTCTCTCCAGCAAATGTCCGCTCTCGAGGCCGAGCTGGACGAGTGGTACAATAACCTGCCCCAGCACCTCAAACTCACCTTCAAGCAGGACAAGCCCTCGACCGACGTGACAGGCAGCCGGTCCCCTATCCTTGTAAGTTAGCGGACACTGCAAAATCCGATACCGCGTCGGTGCTCCACCGGTGCTAACCAGGTATCCAGGCCCTTGCATACTACTACATCCGAACCCTGATTTACCGCCCCGCAGTGACGTCTAGCCTGGGGCCCAAGGCGGCCCCGGCGCTGCTGTCGGTCGGCGAGTCGAGCAAGTGCATTATTCAGATTATTCAGCTGCTCGAGGAGCGGAGCCTGAGCTTTTCATTTTGCCTGAACAAGTACGACACGCTTATTCTCTGTGGCATGGTTTTGCTTTTTCAGACGTTGGACCTCAAGCCGGACAGCAAGGTGTTGAAGGACCACGAGAAGCTGGTCAACGCGGTgatcaaggtggtggataggGCAAAAGCCCCGGGGTGCTATGACTTCAAGAGGGTGGCAGGGATGTTGAtcgcggtggaggagccgccggcggtggtggtgccagcAGCAACGTCGCCCCCGCAGAGTTTGCCGACCCCGCCGAGGCAAAGCCCGGattgtgctgctgctccgcATCAGTTGggtcagcagcaacaccgaGCTTCACCCGGGGCTGCTCCGtcgccgacgacgaccacgacgatccacaagaccatcaacaacaacagtcaGCGGCACAGCATGAGCGAGACGGACCTGAGGATGCAGCAGGAGAAGTTGAGAAGAATCTCCATGCCGCAACCGCAACTGCAACAACACATCCAGCAAGCTCGGGATTTTTCCTCACGGACCCAAAGGGCGTCGTTTGACGGAGCAAGACCGCCGAATGTGCCTCTTCTTCAGAGAGATCAAAGGCTTAGcatgagcagcagccatgcgcaccaccctcacaacaTGATGGCACGGATCTCGACGCCGTCGTCGCCCGTGCAGGCCCGTCCTCCGCCGCAGAGCCTGATAAGCCAGGCGCAGATCTTTGCGCAGATGCAGAAGCACTCTGGGGCCAGCACGTCGGAGTGGCAGGCGCTGCTGACGAGCATTGAGGGGGATCATCTGAATGTGTATGATGCTATTTATGGGGGGCCGGGGTTGAGCATGGCTACTGCTGGAGACGCAAGTCCTGTGAGTGTGAGTGCTACTTCCGTGCCGACGGCGGGGGGGTGGTCGCCTGAGAGTTGGGATGTGACGGGGTTTAATTTGGGGGATTTCGGTGGGGACAAAACGGTGGTGGGCATGGGACGGCGCAGAGTGTGTTGAGTTTGCCGAGCGAGGATAGTTTGAGTTGTAGTGAGGCTGAGATGGGCGGGCCGCcggggggatgaggttggatgggttggggattttgggggggggggtttgatgggaggggggttgttcggttgctggggagggtATTTggttgatgggttggagTTTGGAATCTGATGTATAGGTATCTTGACTTTTTGACGAGTTTCAAGGGCGTGGAGTATTGGAGTTGGGTTTGGTATTTATTCTCGGTTGGGGGGCGAGGGACCTGGAATTGGGCTTGGATACCGACGGTACCGGCTGGAGTTTTCGATAGTCATTCATCATCGGGTGGTATTTGGTTCTATGATGACAGGTTGCAAAGCTTGCATTTGTTGGATCTTTTcggtggggggatggggggatggtggtgtttatATTAACGCTCgctttgtttttttttttttttttttttcttttttgagCGGATGGATATTATGGTCTTTTTTGGGGATTCTTGGGGTTTATATGGTTCAACATATGGTTATTTTAGTTACAGACGGATTTTTGGTCAGTTAGTATAGCGGGATTTTAGCTATCAATGAATGGAGTCAAAAGCATTCATACACATCCAGTTGTGACCGATCATGGTAGAGGTTGAGTTGAGCTTCCCCCTTGAGACATGCGTCGAGTGTTGTGAGacaccaagaacaccaagacATGGACAAGAATGGTCTGGTCTCCGATAAGAAATCCGAATAGCCTCTTCCCTTTGGCGGTGCATTTACGATAGCCGCCAGAGCCCAAGCCTGTGGGCATCGTTGCGCACCTTGCCTAATCCATCTCACGCGACAGGGTGACAGGTCGCCATCAGACCACCGCTGATGAGCACATTTTTGATCGGAGAGAGATTTAGTCAGCTCGGGGCTAGTAACTTTAGCGGGGATCCATAAAAGATGCCAGCCGGGGGTTCTCGTTCGGGATGCTCGCTGTTTGGGAATTCTTGTTGGGATTCGGGGATCTGTTGTGGTGTGGAGAGATCAGGGTTTGCGAGTCAGTTACCTGCAGGTTGGatctggggatgggaggaagacCCAGAAGGGccgggaagggaggggggtgagggaggtcCACATTCTTATTCGGAATACCGAAGGATGGATAAGCCTTGATGATTGATGGTCGTTTGCTAACCCTACGATGTGGCCGGGGGATCGTGACTGGTGGCATGGGGCCTGGCTTTTAGGTGGTGGTTATGCTACGTGGTCTGTTTGATGAAATGAGGGGAGAGTTCGTGGTGGATTATTGTGTTGGTGTGTATGGGGAGAGCGAGCTTGAACAGCTGATGACGATAAGAGTGACGAGGACAGGTGCTGCCATGGAAAACCCTACACGGGAAACAGCTGAATGCCGATGCTGGGAAGCACCCAAAACGAGTTTGCCTCCCCCTTTTTGGCCAATTTTATGGAATCTGGGGTTTGTGTGGGCAcgtggggaaggaggaggtttcgaacgaggttgttggagtcTGGACGGAGAAACAGGTACCGTGGGTTTGATACAGGCTTCTTCCATGGGATGTTGGGAGGGATATGAAGTTGGGCGTTATACAGTATGATCACTTTCTCGTGTTGACATTGAGTGAGTATAATCGTTACGTCTATTGATTGCCCTCGTGACCAATCTatcaagaaagaaaagagaaattCTAGGGGGGCCAttacccccccccccatacCACAACGTATTTTTCTCATTGTATGATCAATATCGAAGTGAATTTTTTGCCTTACAAATTACAGTATATACTTTATGTTTAAAAATGTTGTGGTTAATATACTACCGTAGTGTTAATGCCCGATACCTACACCCCAATACAAGCCTTCCACCTCAAACCACCTACCCCCAGGCCTTCAATTGTCGGGTCTTCATTTGCAAGTCATGAGCGTTGATGTGGTTGATTATAATGTGCGAGGCTCAGGGACCAtatataaccctaaccccatGGGGGGTAATCCCCCCCTAGAATTTCTCAAAAACATCGGTTGCAATATCGGAATGTGGGCGTTCTTCCGTCTCTTGCACTGTACCTACATGCGTATATACGCCGTACATCGACGGACATATGCTGCGATGCGTCGACACATAAGCGACTCCAACAATTCTCTGCCGCTTTCTTGGAGGTAATCATCTGTAGTTGGCTCGTTTAAGCTGCGGTTGTACCGCATGGCTGGCTCGTCCACAATGTATGCCCGTCATGCGACGCAAATCCGATAGCCGTCTGCGACGCTGGACGGTAGGGTGAGCACCTTATTATAGAGTGCCAAAGACTTCAGGCTGAATAGGCTCGCCTCGCGAGCGGGTGTGACCTAAGTGTGTTTAAAGATATTTTGGAGATGGGGTGACCAGAAGTTGGAGGCGAGTGTCGGTAGCAATGATCAGTGTGTCAGTCAACCCGCAAACTGCCGAGATCTTCAGGGCATAGCTACCTAAGATCACCTCTTTGTAGCCTTCGGAGCATTCACCACAGTAGGATATGATACTCATTACAGAACTTGGAAAAAGGATGCAAATCCCGCAAAAATCCGATCTGATCTGATCTTGTGCCCCGCCCTCCGGAAACCGGAACGCGTACCTAGCGCCAGGTGGATGGAACGGCCGCAAAAACGGCGTGGAGGCGGCCATCGCACCGGGATTTAAGGTGGATACTAGGTCCGGTACCTCCGGCCGCTAACAGCGGTTGGGCGCAGTTGCACCAGCGGCGGAAGCTCCGCCTTGGCAGCTAAGACaagttgccgccgccggctcGGGATCCACCAAGAACCCGCCCCGAATGCGACCGTGTTTCCTGCTGGCTGGGTATGTACGACTCCACTTGcttgcgacgacgacgaggcgTGGATTGCATCACTCTGGATATCCATTAAGACCTCACAGTTTCAGTATTGCTTTTGACGACGTGACGTTGAACTAGAGTTCAGCTGCCAACTGCAATTCACTCAACCGGTCTCATCTGATCAGCTTACACCACATCTCACCATCAACTAGCACACTACAACCCCCTTGAGCAACATGACAGCAGAAGAGATCCtcaacgacaacaccaaacccccatcccccttcccccttgagaaacccccaacccaccaccattccaaccaccacgccgcgaaaccaaccccccaaatcaTCGCCCACCGCGGCTACAAAGCCCTCTACCCAGAAAACTCCATGCTTGCCATCCAAGAAGCCATAAAAGCAGGCGCCCACGCCATCGAGACAGACGTTCACGAATCAAAAGATGGAGTCGTAGTTCTATCCCACGTACGTctcacccccccaccccctccccttccacatcAAACActaaccctccctcccccctttaGGACCCAACCCTAAACCGctgcttctccctcccccccaaaatctcCACCTGCACCTGGCCctacctctccaccctccgtaccaccaccccccctcacgTCCCCTTGGCTCGCCTCTCCGATTTGTTAAACTACCTCTCAACCCCCGATCTGTCCCACATTTGGGTATTGCTAGACATCAAAACAGACGACGACCCCAACCTCACACTTGTGCCCTCCATCGCAACCACTATCGCCTCGAACCCACCGCCAGAAGGAGCCTCCTGGACGTGGCAGGAGAGGATTGTGCTTGGGGGGTGGAATGAGAATTACTTGAgggcgttgggggaggagctcCCTGGTTTCAGGAGGGCGTATATTGGCTTCTCGCTGCTGTACGCAAAGAGGTTTTTGGATGACGAGAAATGGGCGGGGGTGCAGTTTAATCTGTTGCAGCAGGCGGTTGTGGGGCCgtttgggaggggatttGTGCAGAGGGTGAAAAGGGCGAGgacggagaggaggttgtgggtCTGGACGGTGAACGATGAACGGTGGATGCGGTGGgcgtggaggaagggggtggatggggttgtgacggatgaggttgggttgttgaagagggtgctggatggggatgaggacagggggaggggaaggggtgacGGTGGGGATGTATATCAAGGCGGCGATGATACAGGCTTTGAcgttggttttggtggtggttatatggggaaggttgaggaaggtggggagggtaattggaggggaggtgaagagggagcaGGCGAAGGGGAAGAATTGATTTGAAAGGTGGTTTGTCAGTTTGTGCTGGAAAGGGTGTCCATTCTGGGGGTGGGGCATATAACAAGGATACTTATCTGGGACCGGCGGGCTGGTTTCTTTGCGGGGGCCATCACAGCCCTATGGACCCGTAAACAGGGCGTGATGGATACGTTTGTGTCGAGATGGGAGGGTCAGGGCGTTTTATGAGGATAATTCAGTAGTCATAGCGTGCGGGTGAGCGGGATCGTGTGGGCGGTTATGGAGATTCGGGGTCGGGTGGGATTCCATTGATTGATTATGATACGGAGCTGTACACAGCGAGTGTTTCGAGTCCTCCAATGTTGTTTTGTGTTGGAGGCCATCCTGATAGATGTAATCTTTAATCTCCTCTATTGAACTATCAAGGTGTTTGAGCAGGAGCGAGTGACAGCATGCTGAAACTGGGTGGTGACTGAGACAGGCAGTGTTGGCAGCCTTGCTTCAAAGAAATAAGATGGAATGGTTTCAACAATGGTGTACAACAAACGTAAAAGGCGGGCACTTTCCATTCGAGTCTCAGGTGTCCAAGGTACAAGTAGAAAAGCGCAGCCATTCCTGCTACATTTTACTAGTGGACATCAAAAAGAAGCCATTCACGAACCCAGTCCCTATTTTGACCATCACTCGAATCTTGTAATATTCTCTAACTTAGTTTCCCAACATGAAACTGTTCTCCTTTTCGAAGGGTCCCAGAACGCAAACATGCATTGCGAAGTCTACGACCTCTGACGGGAAGCTGTGCAGGTTGCCtgcggtggaagggggaaggaagTCTTTGCTGCAACCATACATGGTAAGTCGCCGTATTGCAATCCCCGGATCGCTGCAGAAAGGCCTTGCTACTAACAACCTTCAGTGCCTTCAGGAGAACAGACAAGAATGTCGACGGTGGCCGTTGCGCTCGGGAGATCCCCTGGTACTGGTGTTATTGCAGAGCTCATCAGTACCAGATGTACAAGAACATGCAAGTGAAGGATGAGCTGGATCGCGGTGCTCGAGCTCAGCAAGCAGACGAGGCCCCGGATCGTACAGCTAAGCAAACGAACGACGAGCGTAATCGCATATTCACCCCCCTGAAAAGCCACTTAGATCGCATACTTTCTCCCTTAGAAAGCCACTTAACGGACGAGGAGCGAATGCGGGGATTTCGCTCGCAAATCTTGGGGGGCTGGAATCGCCCAGCTCAGGGTCAACAAACTCATGAGGGGCTGAGAGAAGTTTGCTTCCGCTGTTTCTTAGACAAGGCCCTCGATATATCCATCACAGGGGTCCCGCACCTTATCCTTCCTTGATCGCGACTGTGGTCAGCACTGTGAGAGAACTGGCAAGAATCAAGTGATATTTCCTCATGCGCAGAAAAAGAGGCAGTCAGTCAGAACCCGGTGGTCGAGAAGCCCGTTATGGGAGCCGGTATTGTCTGGAGCATGACAACAGGTCGACATACAGTCTGTAGGGGCGAGTaagaagcagcaacaggtcGACCTTATCTTGTACATAGAATATAGCTGGACGCTGAGCTGGGTGGGATCGGAATTGAGAACAGTTGATAGAGCCAGCAGAAACCAGGTCTTGTTGAGGTATCCTCATAGAATGTATACTTGCAGTACGGGTGTTGGCATCTGATGAGAGCGACACGCAATGAATGGGCCATGACTGGAATATAGAGGATAAATCGCTAGTTAATATCCAGAGATTGTACGCTGCCACTGAACAGAATCACACAGCTCAGGTAATGACCGGCTATTGTAGTCCAGACAATTCCGCGCACCTGATGGATGGCTCCAGTGCATGCTGCTGCTAGGTATGACAGGTATCAGTTATGGCCAGGCTCGATGCAAACAACTCCAATCACCATTTTCAACTCAACCACGATCATGAGCTCAAGTCTCACCAGCCACAATCACACATGTATGAATAGATCGTCACATCGCAGTTCGGACGAATTCTAGAACCCGGCCCGCCCAGCTCCCGCTACAGCGCCTTCCCGCACCGCCCcactccaaatcctccctaAAAGAGCTTATCTCCGGGTGACGAGCCAAGGCGGCGGGCTGCTGACGTAGCTGGCCGACAGCCTTCATGAGACACCTCGGATTTTGGAACCCGCATCCGGCCGCGGCACTTCTGTTTTTATACAAAATAACAACGATCTGTCATTTTGCTTTATTTGCTTGATATCGCTCTCTTGtcctttttttgttgcaGATCGACCTTGAATTTCTGACAATAGCTCCAGGCCATGGACGAGTACTCGGGCGGAACACCGGAAGCTGACCATCTCTGCGTCTTGGTCCACGGGGTATGTCCTGTCAATGGCGCATTAGCCTCAAGTTAAATCAGCTGCTAATTTTTGTTGCGCAGCTATGGGGGAACCCGAACCACATGAAAAACGTCGCCAAAGCCCTTCGCGATCAATTTCCCCCAAATAAGCTGCGTATCCTCGTCGCAAAGCGCAACAGCGGCTCCTTTACCTACGATGGGATCGAACTCGGTGGCGAGCGCGTGTGTttggagattgaggaggagctggcgttGATCAAGAGCAAGGGTGGAACTATCAAGAAGATAAGCATCGCTGGCTACTCATTAGGTGGACTTGTCGCAAGATATGCCATCGGGCTGCTTCATGCGCGGGGTGTTCTGGATGACCTCGAGTGCAAGGTATGATGGCCAGCCACCTCGATTGATGCAACCGACCCAATGCTAACCTGATCCCTAGAATTTCACAGCTTTCGCGAGCCCTTTCCTGGGAGTACGAGCCCCTTTGAGAGGTTGGTCAGACAGGATATGGAACAGCCTGGGCGCACGAACACTCTGCATGTCTGGGAGGCAACTCTTTGGCATTGACGAATTCCGTGACACGGGCAAGCctcttgttgctgttctcGCAGATCCAAAGTCGATCTTCATGGCCGGTCTGGCCCGATTTCAACGACGCACGCTCTACACCAACATTGTAAATGACAGAAGCGCCGTTCATTACACGACGGGGATCACGAAAACGGATCCATATGTGGACATGTCAAAAATCAAGACCAACCCTTTACCAGGCTACGACGGTGTCATTCTCGATCCAAAGAACCCAGTGTCCCCCGCCGCGCCCAGAGACCCAGAACCGCTGATGCAATCAGTCGAGAAGTGGGCAAAGCGAGTCCCAATCATCGCGACAATAGTCGTCTTCGTCCCCGTTGCGCTCCtagccttcttcaccaacgcCGCCATCCAAACAGTCCGCTCGTCTCAGCGTGTAAAACTCCACGAGAGTGGAATGGCTGGTATCAAAATAGAAGGCTACAGAGTCAACCTCTGGATCAAGGAAATGCGCGAAGCTGTCGAGGACACCTACGAGAACATCAATAACTCGCAAACTCAACAATACTTGGGATTGtcggaggatgacgatgacaacAGCTCGGAAGATAGGCACCTGCTTTCGCTGGAGAGGAAACAGTCGCACCCGCATTTCCCTACGTTGGCGCTGGCACCGTATCAGTTTTCTGCTATTCAGGCGTTGGATAAGCTTGGGTGGAGAAAGTATCCGGTTTGGATACACAATGCGAGGCATAGTCATGCGGCGATCATTGTGAGGATGGATAAGaaggggtttgaggaggggtgggttgttTTGCGGCATTGGGCGAGGGATGAATTTTTGGCTTGAGTAGAGAATACCCAGGTGGAATTTTGAattggtttttttgtttgggaTATTTAATGGTATAGAGAGCGGGAGTTTGAGAGGTAGTATTGTTTTAGCGATGTTTGGAGAAGGGTTGGATATATATTACTTCGAGATTCTTTTGTTGGGTATGTTTTTTATTGTCTCATACCCATCAGTAGAAACATGCTTCTGTTTTCTTGCATGCAAGCCTCTCAGCAATGAtcggggtggggggagggggtggaaggctGTTTGCgcaggaggttgttgggtttgtttACATGAGAGTGTTGTAAGTTGGCACAGATGCCGCTAAACTAAGAATAAATAATGATTAAAGATGTAGTACAGTTTTGCTTGTGATGATGTTTGTCGAGGCTCAGATGGGGGCCTGATAATACAGAAGTCGATGCGATGAATCCTCGAGGAGTCGGGATGACGTTAATAATACAACAAGACGAACATCGGTCAGTCTCGGTTAGAGCACCTTTATAAGCATCTTTCTTATCTTGCAATAAAACGAACCGCTTTAGTAACCCACCACTAAAGGAATGAATCACGGCGTTATCCCTGAGAAGTTGTCTCCAGGAAGAAATCTGGCCCTCCTCCAATACCCCAAGCATGCATCCTCAGTCTCCTAAACATGCATCAGTCATGGTCCAGAGCCAGACATACGAAATAAGAGGTGGACCCGGGTTTTTCCATTTGGTTATTGCCATAAGTTAATCTGAGAGACAGAACCGGACAAACTAAGCTTTGGTGTGCCTAGGGGCGGGTGAGCGAGAGACAGAAAGAAGTTTTCATTGAaaatcctcaacaccactcCGCACTTCCCTAGGTAAGGTAACGCAGGGTGAATGTGTCTATGGGCAGGTTATCCTGTTTGCCGACCGGCTTATCATATCGAGCACATGCAACCGCAGGTGGTGGGAATGAAGCGCAAGTGGTGATGAAAGTTGGAGTTGCTCCACTTATCTTGAGAGTTTGATAAAGTCGACGTCAAGTTGGGATGAAGACGATATCGATCTGAGTTTGGGGATAAAGGTGAAAAAatatggggaagggggatgataAGTGAATATATGGGATGTTGCCCCCGAGGACGTCTCATGACTACCCTAACCCCCTTGACGTGGGTGGTCGCTTCCAAATTACTGACAAGACAAGGGAAGTACTTGGTTTGAGTTTTTTAAGGGTTATCCTAGTTCGAGAATATCAGTCTCTATAGCTAGAAATAATAGATTTGGAGGAATAGAGATTAAAGTAAATACTTGTAAAGATGAAAAGTGTTGAGAGGAGGGATTTTGATTTAGGGGGGTTATATACATTGCGACATCTTCTAGACAGGATCAACACGAAGTTCTCTATACCAAAAAGTGTCCCCGATTTGGATAATTAACGCAAGAGTGCAGGATTACTGAAGAGGATTGGCCAAcattttgttttctctcacCATTCAGTCTCCTTCAGAATCACTCGATCAACTGGTCTTATCTTACATAAGTATCAATAAAAAAATCACTAGCTTATGCAGCTTGTGCGACGCTGCCCTGACCAGCGCAAACCACCTGCCGCATAGCATTGCGCTGTTGTCGCATCGAAATCGTGAACTCAaccccactcccccacccagTAAGATTCCCGCTGTTGCAGATCGCCACGTGGGCTTGACGCTAGACCTCTCTGGTACTAGCGCCAGCAAACACTACAAACCCAACAGCTTGGTGCAGATTTGCGCCACTTTTTCTGGGCCAATcagaaaacaaccaaaaagcACAAGAGCTCCCTCAATTTAACAACCTCAACGCGTCTCCAATTCACCATTGTGGCTGCAGCTTGTTCACGGCTTCAAACTTGgcaaccaaaccaccaccaccaccaccaccaccactaacaacaacaacaacaacaacagcaacaacaacaacaacagttGTAAACATGAGGACGTCGCGCGTGGCTAGGGAGACCGCACGGCTCTTTGAGACTGCGGCCTCGACTTCAACACCGCTCCGGCGTTCATCCAGAACCTCGACTTTGGCCGCGCGATTCTCTTACAATACCAACGCCAGCCCCGGCACAGCTATGACAAAGGTCGAAGAAAGCGACGTCGAAGTCGACGATGACGTCAAACTATCCTTTGGTTCAGATATTGAAGATGCGATCACGACAACCAGAGCGGCCAAGCGCCAACGCACCGCGACCACAGCAGTCACCACACAAACCATAAACTCTTCGCCTCACCGGCGAACCACCAGAGTAAGGGCAGAGCGCACGGCTGTCAAATCTGAAGCCGGCTCCGATTCCGActttctctcttccctctccgACAACGAGGACATCAAGACCGCCATCAAGGAAGAGTCCAAGCCCGTCGTGCCCCGCGGCCGCGCTCAAAAACCAGCCCGCCAAGTCACTTCCCCGTCCGGCACGACCACCATAACCCCACCTTCCGATTGGGAGGATGTTTACAACCTCGTCAAAGAGATGCGCATCAACGGCCCAGCCGCCAATGCCGCGGTTGATACAATGGGCTGTGAGCGCCTTGCCGACCCCTCCTCTACAGTCAAAGACCGCCGCTTTCACACACTTGTTGCGTTGATGCTTTCCTCCCAGACCAAGGATACCGTCAATGCTGAAGCGATGAAGCGTCTTCATACCGAACTCCCGCCGTTCGAGCCTGGTGCACCAGCTGGTTTGAACCTCAATAACATGCTCCACTGCCCCCCTGCCGTTCTGAACGAGCTCATTGGCAAAGTCGGCtttcacaacaacaagacaaagTACCTACTTCAAACGGCGCAGATTTTGAAGGACAAGTTCAACGGGGATATCCCGCCTACgattgaggggttggtgtcaCTGCCAGGTGTAGGGCCCAAGATGGCGCATTTGTGCATGAGTGCCGAGAATGGATGGAACAGAGTGGAGGGCATTGGTGTCGATGTTCACGTCCACCGGATCACTAACTACTGGGGGTGGAATGGACCTAAAGAGACCAAGACACCAGAGGAGACGAGAATGGCGCTGCAGAGCTGGCTGCCCAAGGACAAGTGGAAGGAGATCAactggttgttggttggacTAGGGCAGAGTGTCTGCTTGCCCGTTGGGAGAAGATGTGGAGACTGTGAGGTTGGATTGAAGGGGCTGTGCAAGGCGGCGGATAGGAAGAAGGTGAACgagggaaagaagagaagggagggggtaaagaaggaggaggagttggttgagaAGATTGAGATCAAGGGGGATAATGAGGGTGGAACGGCGACTAAGAGAGAGCAGCAAAGGGTGGTCAAAATGGAGGTTGTGGATGAGGGGATgcccccgccgccgagcGATACCCAACCCGAGCCGACGCCACAACCTGATCCCGAGTCGAACGTTGCCATCCCCTCCGTCGAGCAGGACGTTaagcccatcatcaaggatgaagaggatgttgAGATGGCGCGCAGCGTGCCTGTCAAAACTGACGGCGATGATCTCGATGAGGACATGGtcaagaaagaggaggaggatgccgtcAGAATCGATCAGTCGAGCCATCAACCGGAGGACGTCGAAATGAGCGATAGCCCCGAGGTCAAAGTCGGGATCAAGCCCGAGTCCCGAAGACGCCGTCGTATCCCCGCTGCGATCCCCTCCCGAGGCCAATCTGAAGACCCCCCGTTGGAGGAATTCGATGCCGAAGTCAAGGCCGAGGTAAAGCCCGAACTCCTCACACGCCGAGTCCGCATCCCGGCTCACATACCTTCTAGCCACGAGCCCGAGGTCAAGGTCGAAGTCAAGACTGACTTTGACAGAAGAGTCCGCATTCCGGCTCGTGTTCCCGCTGGGAATGAGtgtgacgatgaggaggccgaggtcaAAACCGAGATTAAGCCTGAACCGTTTTCCCGACGAGCTCGCATCCCTGCCCATATCCCAGAGCGAGAATCATCGCCCGAGGTTAAAGTTGAGGTGAAGACGGAACCTACTCGAAGACAGTCTAGGATTCCGGCGCGTGTTTCTGGGAGAagtgaggaggtgaagggcGAGCCGGATGTTAAAGAGGAGGATTCTTAGTATGAGTCTGACTATGACTTTCGGTTTGCCTCTAGCCCCGACTTGGACTctgatgaagatggggatgagCAAAAGCCGGTCATCAAAGATGAGGATCTCGGCTTCGATGACGATGAGCAAAAGTCAGTCATCAAGGATGAGGATTCCGACTCGGGCTACGTCTTTGCCGCTCACTTTGAAGAAGAGTTGCCCTCTGTCAAGGATGAGGACTCTGACTCGG from Podospora pseudoanserina strain CBS 124.78 chromosome 2, whole genome shotgun sequence includes the following:
- the CAT8 gene encoding DNA-binding transcription factor cat8 (COG:K; EggNog:ENOG503NWM2), with translation MPGILPMKVIKVGTSSQSRIAQACDRCRSKKIRCDGIRPCCSQCANVGFECRTSDKLSRRAFPRGYTESLEERVRALESEVRELKDLLDEKDEKIDMLSKMHSNRRSPAESPHRSPPPTSVRLESSPPPREDTFRVQASPLLLGVENSDSYFMGASSGRSFIESCKRKMQENGKSCADFNPEAFLHIQGCYPLAQKQPSPQMRVPPRLFTDRCVNVYFQEWSPLFPVLHKPTFLRVYEEFVADPDKIKNNHKLAQLYLVFAIAALSSEQPDLEQIAACEQQWQRALEAILMDNTMVTLQCLLLALMYCTIRADYKRLQHYKGIAVGLSHRLGLHQSQKRFSFGVLTIETRKKVFWSLYMLDWYVHQSINSLTSTSLTGHSFSAALLGLPKLLKEEDIHCEFPSDTDDEYVTEKGFQPSLPGEATRLSNALALFRGSRVLAKVLEKIYPSATSHDLSLQQMSALEAELDEWYNNLPQHLKLTFKQDKPSTDVTGSRSPILALAYYYIRTLIYRPAVTSSLGPKAAPALLSVGESSKCIIQIIQLLEERSLSFSFCLNKYDTLILCGMVLLFQTLDLKPDSKVLKDHEKLVNAVIKVVDRAKAPGCYDFKRVAGMLIAVEEPPAVVVPAATSPPQSLPTPPRQSPDCAAAPHQLGQQQHRASPGAAPSPTTTTTIHKTINNNSQRHSMSETDLRMQQEKLRRISMPQPQLQQHIQQARDFSSRTQRASFDGARPPNVPLLQRDQRLSMSSSHAHHPHNMMARISTPSSPVQARPPPQSLISQAQIFAQMQKHSGASTSEWQALLTSIEGDHLNVYDAIYGGPGLSMATAGDASPVSVSATSVPTAGGWSPESWDVTGFNLGDFGGDKTVVGMGRRRVC
- a CDS encoding hypothetical protein (COG:C; EggNog:ENOG503NZDE), which gives rise to MTAEEILNDNTKPPSPFPLEKPPTHHHSNHHAAKPTPQIIAHRGYKALYPENSMLAIQEAIKAGAHAIETDVHESKDGVVVLSHDPTLNRCFSLPPKISTCTWPYLSTLRTTTPPHVPLARLSDLLNYLSTPDLSHIWVLLDIKTDDDPNLTLVPSIATTIASNPPPEGASWTWQERIVLGGWNENYLRALGEELPGFRRAYIGFSLLYAKRFLDDEKWAGVQFNLLQQAVVGPFGRGFVQRVKRARTERRLWVWTVNDERWMRWAWRKGVDGVVTDEVGLLKRVLDGDEDRGRGRGDGGDVYQGGDDTGFDVGFGGGYMGKVEEGGEGNWRGGEEGAGEGEELI
- a CDS encoding hypothetical protein (EggNog:ENOG503NXGU; COG:L) → MDEYSGGTPEADHLCVLVHGLWGNPNHMKNVAKALRDQFPPNKLRILVAKRNSGSFTYDGIELGGERVCLEIEEELALIKSKGGTIKKISIAGYSLGGLVARYAIGLLHARGVLDDLECKNFTAFASPFLGVRAPLRGWSDRIWNSLGARTLCMSGRQLFGIDEFRDTGKPLVAVLADPKSIFMAGLARFQRRTLYTNIVNDRSAVHYTTGITKTDPYVDMSKIKTNPLPGYDGVILDPKNPVSPAAPRDPEPLMQSVEKWAKRVPIIATIVVFVPVALLAFFTNAAIQTVRSSQRVKLHESGMAGIKIEGYRVNLWIKEMREAVEDTYENINNSQTQQYLGLSEDDDDNSSEDRHLLSLERKQSHPHFPTLALAPYQFSAIQALDKLGWRKYPVWIHNARHSHAAIIVRMDKKGFEEGWVVLRHWARDEFLA